Proteins from a genomic interval of Candidatus Rubidus massiliensis:
- the rpmE2 gene encoding 50S ribosomal protein L31 type B has product MKKSGHPKYRKVLFVDSTTGQKFTCGSTIESKATENFEGQDYPVVYLSTSSFSHPFFTGSNKLVDAEGRVDKFNKRYQAVQQKQKIEEEKTAQAKAKKVSKK; this is encoded by the coding sequence ATGAAAAAAAGCGGTCATCCAAAATATCGTAAAGTCCTTTTCGTGGATTCGACAACAGGACAAAAATTTACATGTGGATCCACAATTGAAAGTAAAGCAACAGAAAATTTTGAAGGACAAGATTATCCAGTTGTTTATCTTTCTACTTCCTCTTTTTCCCATCCTTTCTTTACAGGAAGTAATAAACTTGTAGATGCTGAAGGTCGTGTAGATAAGTTCAATAAACGCTACCAAGCCGTACAGCAAAAACAAAAAATCGAAGAAGAAAAAACAGCTCAAGCGAAAGCTAAAAAAGTTAGCAAAAAATAA
- the rnhB gene encoding Ribonuclease HII produces MAKKKIPKAELKRLHLLNQYEDAAREKGFNNIAGVDEVGRGPLAGPVVAAACIIPQGVFFPGINDSKQLLPAKRAELFIELTTHPDVIYGIGIVSHEEIDRINIYQASIKAMLSAIEQLKLQPDIMLVDGLFLPHPQIPSQKIIKGDSLSQSIAAASIIAKETRDLIMKKNCEEWPLYGFGKHKGYATASHLQAIKTHGPCPIHRKSFEPIKSMSIKEEQLVLPLL; encoded by the coding sequence GTGGCTAAGAAAAAAATTCCAAAAGCGGAGCTTAAGCGTCTTCATTTATTAAATCAATACGAGGACGCAGCCCGTGAAAAAGGTTTTAATAATATAGCTGGTGTTGACGAAGTCGGTAGAGGGCCATTAGCAGGCCCAGTAGTAGCTGCCGCTTGTATTATTCCTCAAGGAGTTTTTTTTCCTGGTATTAATGATAGCAAACAGCTCTTGCCTGCAAAAAGAGCTGAATTGTTTATAGAACTCACAACTCATCCAGATGTCATCTATGGCATTGGGATTGTCTCTCATGAAGAAATAGATCGCATTAATATCTACCAAGCTAGCATAAAAGCGATGTTGTCAGCAATTGAGCAGTTAAAATTGCAGCCGGACATTATGTTAGTTGATGGATTATTTTTGCCTCACCCTCAAATACCTTCACAAAAGATTATAAAAGGGGATTCGTTATCGCAATCGATAGCAGCCGCTTCCATTATTGCAAAAGAGACAAGAGACCTTATAATGAAAAAAAATTGTGAAGAATGGCCTCTTTATGGTTTTGGTAAGCATAAAGGCTATGCAACGGCAAGCCATTTACAAGCCATTAAGACACATGGTCCCTGTCCTATTCATCGCAAATCTTTTGAGCCCATAAAAAGCATGAGCATAAAAGAAGAGCAATTAGTTTTACCGCTTTTATAA
- the rpsO gene encoding hypothetical protein (BS18) gives MSLNKGTKEEITKQYQLHEKDTGSADVQIALLTERIAELTEHLKRSPKDHGSRLALLKLVGQRRRLLDYLNSTDTTRYQALITKLKLRR, from the coding sequence ATGTCTCTTAACAAAGGTACAAAAGAAGAAATCACTAAACAATATCAGTTGCATGAAAAGGATACTGGTTCTGCAGACGTACAAATAGCCCTTTTAACAGAAAGAATTGCTGAGTTGACAGAGCATTTAAAGCGTTCGCCTAAAGATCACGGCTCTCGTTTAGCGCTTCTTAAGTTAGTAGGACAAAGACGTAGGTTGCTTGATTACTTAAATTCAACAGATACGACTAGATACCAAGCGTTAATTACTAAGCTTAAACTTAGAAGATGA
- the ffh gene encoding hypothetical protein (Fifty-four homolog), which produces MLGALTDKMQGLFSKLGGKKKLTEENIAEAVSEVRLALLEADVNYSVTKTLVKKIKEKALGDTVIQSVTPGQQFIKIVHDELVELMGKEEASLNLENKPAVILLCGLQGSGKTTHSAKLALFLRKKGLAKNPLLAACDLQRPAAVEQLKTLGKQINVPVFSVEGEKNPVEVAKKALDFANDNKHDVLIVDTAGRLHIDEELMTQLELVKNVVRPSEILFVANAGTGQDAVNIANEFNKRMSITGSILTMLDGNTRGGAAISIKEVTGKPLKFEGVGEKVEDLQLFNPTSMADRILGMGDTINLVKKAKEHISEDQAKVLEKKIRTATFTYSDYLNQIQMVKKMGSLKSLMGMIPGMSALKGMDIDDKEFFKVEAIIQSMTPDEREEKCELIVPRRKRIAAGSGVDVAEVNKLVKSFERAKSTMKNMPNMKQLEKMMGGSLWR; this is translated from the coding sequence ATGTTAGGTGCTTTAACAGATAAAATGCAGGGGCTTTTTTCCAAGCTCGGCGGCAAAAAGAAACTGACCGAGGAAAATATTGCAGAAGCGGTGAGTGAAGTGCGTCTTGCCTTATTAGAGGCTGATGTAAACTATTCTGTTACAAAGACTTTAGTTAAAAAAATTAAAGAAAAAGCTTTGGGAGACACAGTTATTCAATCCGTAACTCCGGGGCAACAATTTATAAAAATTGTTCACGATGAGTTAGTAGAATTGATGGGAAAGGAAGAGGCTTCCTTAAACTTAGAAAATAAGCCTGCGGTTATATTGCTTTGCGGATTACAAGGTTCTGGTAAAACGACCCATTCGGCAAAGTTAGCTTTATTTTTAAGAAAAAAAGGATTAGCAAAAAATCCGTTGCTGGCAGCTTGTGATTTACAAAGGCCGGCAGCAGTAGAGCAGCTAAAGACGTTAGGAAAACAAATTAATGTGCCCGTTTTTAGTGTTGAAGGTGAGAAAAACCCAGTTGAAGTGGCAAAGAAGGCATTAGACTTTGCAAACGACAATAAACACGACGTTTTGATTGTTGATACAGCAGGTCGTCTTCATATTGACGAAGAGTTAATGACACAACTCGAGCTTGTAAAAAATGTTGTGCGTCCAAGCGAGATATTGTTTGTCGCAAACGCGGGAACTGGACAAGACGCGGTAAATATCGCGAACGAGTTTAATAAGAGAATGAGCATTACCGGTTCCATCTTAACAATGTTAGATGGAAATACAAGGGGTGGTGCGGCAATATCGATTAAAGAGGTAACCGGAAAACCTCTAAAATTTGAAGGGGTAGGGGAAAAAGTTGAAGATCTTCAGCTATTTAATCCAACTTCTATGGCAGATCGTATCCTTGGCATGGGAGACACGATCAATTTGGTGAAAAAAGCAAAAGAGCATATTTCAGAAGACCAAGCCAAAGTTTTAGAGAAAAAAATTCGGACTGCTACTTTTACTTATTCCGACTATTTGAATCAAATTCAAATGGTAAAAAAGATGGGCTCTTTAAAGAGTTTAATGGGAATGATTCCTGGAATGAGTGCTTTAAAAGGAATGGATATTGACGATAAAGAGTTTTTTAAGGTTGAAGCAATCATTCAATCAATGACTCCTGATGAAAGGGAGGAAAAGTGTGAGCTGATCGTACCTCGCAGAAAAAGAATAGCTGCTGGTAGTGGGGTCGATGTAGCCGAAGTAAATAAGCTCGTCAAATCTTTTGAGCGAGCGAAGAGTACAATGAAAAATATGCCAAATATGAAACAATTAGAAAAGATGATGGGAGGATCCCTATGGCGTTAA
- a CDS encoding Transposase: MERTSYSTYFIGKGKEYSFEFKLDAVFAAQEIGIKPTSRKFKVAPNTVRAWLRKFKAHGKKGLEDCRKGPNFIPNKISKEEEEQIISIRKRSPCFGPLRIKHFYPFIRCSLGAIQRVIRSHGLTKKRKRVYQKRRDLREVKAKRASMTHLQMDVKHLRDIPNYWEQMDVLNLPKYQYTIRDTKSGMLYLGFSNELSELNARTMVDYVLSKITPFIKLEHQQIIIQTDNGSEFSGLARKIETAPFRQMIEKIHKAKHVYIRPGHCNAQADVESSHELIETEFYDLAKFANRENFLSQVESYRLYFNLRRPNFYKGKKTPAEICISDWNTNISYHLSLIKTIDLDKVSLFSYQKVQTIPNLAEYYFFSLLNFSDIVISLFKVSAFIISLFKSLL; encoded by the coding sequence ATGGAGCGCACTTCATATTCTACGTATTTTATTGGAAAAGGAAAAGAATATTCTTTTGAATTTAAACTCGATGCTGTATTTGCAGCTCAAGAAATTGGCATAAAACCGACTTCAAGAAAATTTAAAGTGGCGCCAAATACCGTGAGAGCTTGGTTAAGAAAGTTTAAAGCCCATGGAAAAAAGGGACTTGAAGACTGTAGAAAAGGACCTAATTTTATCCCTAATAAGATTTCTAAAGAAGAAGAAGAGCAAATTATAAGTATTCGTAAGCGATCACCTTGTTTTGGTCCTTTAAGAATAAAACATTTTTATCCGTTCATTAGATGTTCTTTAGGAGCAATTCAAAGAGTAATACGTTCTCACGGGTTAACTAAGAAAAGAAAAAGAGTGTACCAAAAGAGAAGAGATTTGAGGGAAGTTAAGGCAAAACGAGCTTCTATGACACATTTACAAATGGATGTAAAGCATTTAAGGGATATTCCTAATTATTGGGAACAAATGGATGTTTTGAACTTACCAAAATACCAATATACTATTCGAGACACTAAATCTGGAATGTTATACCTAGGATTTTCTAATGAGCTCTCAGAATTAAACGCACGAACAATGGTAGATTATGTATTATCTAAAATAACTCCATTTATAAAACTTGAACATCAACAAATTATTATACAAACAGATAATGGTTCGGAATTTAGTGGATTAGCTAGAAAAATAGAAACAGCTCCTTTTAGACAGATGATTGAAAAAATACACAAAGCTAAGCACGTGTACATAAGACCTGGTCATTGTAACGCTCAGGCAGATGTAGAAAGTTCCCATGAGTTGATAGAAACAGAATTTTATGATTTAGCGAAATTTGCAAATAGAGAGAATTTCTTAAGCCAAGTAGAGTCTTATCGTTTATATTTTAATTTAAGAAGACCCAATTTTTATAAAGGTAAAAAGACACCTGCAGAAATTTGCATAAGTGATTGGAATACAAACATTTCTTATCATTTATCATTGATAAAAACGATTGATCTGGATAAAGTTAGTTTATTCTCTTATCAAAAGGTTCAAACTATCCCTAATTTAGCCGAATATTATTTTTTTAGTTTACTAAACTTTTCAGATATAGTTATTTCTCTTTTTAAAGTTTCTGCCTTTATTATCTCTCTTTTTAAGTCACTTCTTTGA
- the rplS gene encoding 50S ribosomal protein L19 — MSKSALIAKLEQNQLKKDITPFRVGDTVRVHTRIIEGEKERIQVFTGTVIARKGSGLSETFSLHRVAYGEGMERVYPLHSPRIAKIEVIKEGDVRRSKLYYLRGTSGKASKVKTRKNKRVAKESNPQAAVEQPELQASQAE, encoded by the coding sequence ATGAGCAAATCAGCTTTGATCGCGAAGCTGGAACAGAATCAGCTTAAAAAAGACATCACTCCATTCAGAGTGGGAGATACTGTTCGCGTGCATACAAGAATTATCGAAGGTGAAAAAGAACGTATCCAGGTTTTCACAGGAACTGTTATAGCAAGAAAAGGTTCTGGCTTATCAGAAACGTTTTCTTTGCATAGAGTAGCTTACGGTGAAGGTATGGAAAGAGTATATCCTCTTCACAGCCCACGTATTGCTAAAATTGAAGTTATCAAAGAAGGTGATGTACGTCGTAGCAAATTATATTACCTACGTGGAACTTCTGGAAAAGCTTCTAAAGTTAAGACTCGTAAAAATAAAAGAGTAGCTAAAGAAAGCAATCCACAAGCAGCTGTTGAGCAACCAGAATTACAAGCATCACAAGCTGAATAG
- the rpsP gene encoding 30S ribosomal protein S16 yields the protein MALKIRLRQQGRSNRQVYRLVVTDTRAPRDGAYLEMVGWYNPYETEDEKIVAVNADRISHWLNLGAQMTEKAEKLIERSAPAVVKGFQQKQLEKKANKLAKRKANKKAAA from the coding sequence ATGGCGTTAAAAATTAGGCTGAGACAACAAGGGCGTTCAAATCGCCAAGTGTATCGTTTAGTTGTCACAGATACACGTGCACCTCGCGATGGTGCATACCTAGAAATGGTGGGTTGGTATAATCCATATGAAACAGAAGATGAAAAAATCGTGGCTGTTAATGCAGACCGCATTTCTCATTGGTTGAACTTGGGCGCACAAATGACAGAAAAAGCAGAAAAGTTGATTGAAAGATCAGCGCCAGCTGTTGTAAAAGGCTTCCAACAAAAGCAATTAGAGAAAAAAGCGAACAAGTTAGCAAAACGTAAGGCTAATAAAAAAGCTGCTGCTTAA
- the tadA gene encoding tRNA-specific adenosine deaminase, which yields MHKPFPFATTVPQDEDEHFMLEALKQAWKAYQENEVPVGAVLVQNGQVIARGYNQVEKLIDATAHAEMLCLTSAESALNNWRLLETTLYITIEPCAMCAGAILLTRVSRLVWGAPDIRHGANGSWVDLFEKKHPTHQIEIKKGVLENYAAALLKEFFQKRRSEKRYG from the coding sequence ATGCATAAACCATTTCCATTTGCGACAACAGTTCCTCAAGATGAGGATGAACATTTTATGCTAGAAGCTTTAAAGCAAGCTTGGAAAGCTTACCAAGAAAATGAAGTGCCAGTTGGAGCTGTTTTAGTGCAAAATGGACAAGTAATTGCAAGAGGCTACAATCAAGTGGAAAAGCTGATAGATGCAACAGCTCATGCGGAAATGTTATGTCTAACATCGGCTGAGAGTGCATTAAACAATTGGCGATTGTTGGAGACAACTTTGTATATAACAATAGAGCCTTGCGCTATGTGCGCAGGCGCTATTTTATTAACGAGAGTTTCAAGACTTGTTTGGGGAGCTCCAGATATTAGGCATGGAGCGAATGGCAGTTGGGTCGATCTTTTTGAAAAAAAACATCCAACTCACCAAATTGAGATTAAAAAAGGTGTTTTGGAAAATTACGCAGCAGCCCTTTTAAAAGAATTTTTTCAAAAAAGGCGATCGGAAAAAAGATATGGGTAA
- a CDS encoding putative membrane protein, whose protein sequence is MKYEAEKLKEQYENSLWSRYLVILLGIWMIATSLSFSYQSNLMFWNDCIVGILLCIFGFLALDRNKNWASWVCCFLGIWLQASPLFLWAPDPITYLNDTIIGVLAIAFSILIPRVPEEKNLGDPDIPEGWSYNPSSWLQRMPVIFFGFIGWLIARYMGAYQLGYLNHIIDPVFPNGTLSVITSPLSKSFPISDAGLGALAYTLEFLMGFKGSDRRWFTMPWFVILFAILVIPVGFVSIALIISQPLIVGAWCFWCILTAICMLIMLALTVDEAVAVLQYLTNYKKYGSSFMEVFWKGGVSSGSQYDFRSPPIAENISKTFPAMTWGFNVPWNLMLSALLGAWMIYSVHLFSTNFAASNDYILGALIITFSIIAMAEVTRSVRFINLLIGLWIFISTWVLPGFSEFGEINQAIMGIILFHLSIPRGKILERYGSWTKYIK, encoded by the coding sequence ATGAAATATGAAGCTGAAAAATTAAAAGAACAGTATGAAAATAGTTTGTGGTCAAGATATTTAGTTATTTTGCTTGGAATTTGGATGATTGCAACATCTCTATCCTTTTCCTATCAAAGCAACTTAATGTTTTGGAACGACTGCATTGTGGGAATACTACTCTGTATTTTTGGTTTTTTAGCTTTAGATCGAAACAAAAATTGGGCTTCTTGGGTCTGCTGTTTCTTAGGGATTTGGTTGCAAGCCTCTCCATTATTTTTGTGGGCTCCAGACCCCATCACTTACTTAAATGATACTATTATTGGGGTTTTAGCTATTGCTTTTTCTATTTTAATTCCAAGAGTTCCTGAAGAAAAAAATCTAGGTGATCCAGACATACCAGAGGGTTGGAGTTATAACCCCTCTTCTTGGTTGCAAAGAATGCCTGTGATTTTCTTTGGATTTATTGGATGGTTAATTGCTCGCTATATGGGTGCTTATCAACTTGGTTATTTAAATCATATTATAGATCCGGTATTTCCAAATGGTACATTAAGCGTGATAACTTCTCCATTATCTAAATCCTTTCCCATTTCGGATGCAGGCCTTGGCGCTCTAGCTTACACTTTAGAATTTTTGATGGGTTTTAAGGGAAGTGATCGCAGATGGTTTACAATGCCTTGGTTTGTAATTCTTTTTGCAATTTTAGTTATCCCGGTTGGGTTCGTAAGTATTGCTTTAATCATAAGCCAGCCCTTAATTGTTGGAGCTTGGTGCTTTTGGTGCATTTTAACCGCCATTTGTATGCTTATCATGTTAGCCTTAACAGTTGATGAAGCAGTAGCGGTTCTTCAGTATTTAACAAATTATAAAAAGTATGGTTCTTCTTTTATGGAAGTGTTTTGGAAAGGAGGGGTATCTTCAGGAAGTCAATATGATTTTCGCTCTCCCCCCATTGCTGAAAATATTTCTAAAACATTTCCAGCTATGACCTGGGGCTTTAACGTACCTTGGAATTTAATGCTTTCTGCTTTATTGGGCGCTTGGATGATCTATTCTGTTCACTTGTTTTCAACAAATTTTGCAGCAAGTAATGATTATATTCTTGGCGCACTTATCATTACTTTTTCCATTATAGCTATGGCAGAAGTCACAAGATCAGTTCGATTTATTAATCTTTTGATTGGATTGTGGATTTTTATCTCAACTTGGGTATTGCCCGGTTTTAGTGAATTTGGAGAGATTAACCAGGCAATTATGGGGATAATTCTGTTCCATCTTAGTATTCCAAGAGGAAAGATTTTAGAACGATATGGCAGTTGGACTAAGTATATTAAGTAA
- the trmD gene encoding tRNA (guanine-N(1)-)-methyltransferase, whose amino-acid sequence MQIDILSLFPNYFKGPFDESIVKRAIENKIIDIRLVDIRQFADNKFNRVDDRPYGGGPGMVLMPEPVAKAIQSVKTDKSHVVYLSPQGSVLTAQKSRELSKKEHLILLCGAYEGVDERVLQTEVDEEISIGDYVLTNGCLAAIVLVDAMVRFVPGVIGHEEAANNDSFENGLCDCSHYTRPANYKGQLVPEVLLSGNHKKIAEWRQQSAEENTKKKRPDLIEKQKKMLGETT is encoded by the coding sequence ATGCAAATCGATATCTTATCTCTTTTTCCTAATTATTTTAAGGGACCTTTCGATGAGAGCATTGTTAAAAGAGCCATTGAAAATAAGATAATTGATATACGTTTAGTAGATATTAGACAGTTTGCTGATAATAAGTTTAATCGAGTAGATGACAGACCTTATGGTGGTGGACCGGGAATGGTATTAATGCCAGAACCGGTAGCAAAAGCGATACAAAGTGTAAAAACAGACAAATCGCATGTCGTTTATTTAAGTCCGCAAGGATCAGTTTTAACGGCCCAAAAGAGTCGTGAGCTTTCAAAAAAAGAGCACCTAATTTTGTTATGTGGTGCTTATGAAGGCGTTGATGAGCGTGTTCTTCAAACAGAAGTGGATGAAGAAATTAGCATTGGAGACTATGTATTAACTAATGGCTGTTTAGCAGCTATCGTATTGGTTGATGCGATGGTTAGGTTTGTTCCAGGGGTAATCGGTCATGAAGAAGCCGCTAATAACGATTCGTTTGAAAATGGGCTTTGTGATTGTTCCCATTATACGAGACCCGCTAATTATAAAGGGCAGTTAGTGCCTGAAGTATTGTTAAGTGGCAATCACAAAAAAATAGCCGAATGGCGCCAACAAAGCGCTGAAGAAAATACAAAAAAGAAGCGTCCCGATTTAATCGAGAAGCAAAAAAAAATGTTAGGAGAGACAACATGA
- a CDS encoding FeS assembly ATPase SufC produces the protein MLLKSSLFTSKTFISLICLLLIQQVIIGSSSIWITQLIANLSNNQYALYLFAIYIFSLLLPYVPGAYIIIQLTKLKVETSIKFMQKFMELYPNQILHWTNSDEQNKKIAIVSGEASNIITDYIDYLYQVISASLNVIISLAMVAIIIDYTIVFFYFLGMFLSLFILILQKKNKTFLSIAAQESRIKWNSLLLKFWDNVLLNNIYSLSKLKDNFSHKSIDFTKNSVKLEKFNQIISISMAFLLMSPTFIYLIFLAYQKVNDSAWLAMTIVLLPRLFQTLSYSYELLFLFSNLPMQNVNITTVLSLINKSSLLKEEEEISLLEKRVNLEKITLSFNKEKINPEIIEKLPTSGRITLQGDNGSGKTSLLLLIKKKYNESAFYLPSKHDLLFMINSHKFSTGEKAKKILHEIKESLEVPIILLDEWDANLDINAKREISSVIDELSKKYCVVESRHNFIEGK, from the coding sequence GTGTTGCTTAAAAGCTCATTATTTACATCAAAAACATTTATTTCATTAATTTGTTTATTACTCATACAGCAAGTAATAATTGGATCTTCATCTATTTGGATTACCCAATTAATTGCAAACTTAAGCAACAATCAGTATGCCCTATATTTGTTTGCCATATATATTTTTTCATTATTATTACCTTATGTTCCAGGAGCTTATATAATAATTCAACTTACTAAATTAAAAGTTGAGACTTCTATAAAATTTATGCAGAAGTTTATGGAATTATATCCTAACCAAATACTGCACTGGACTAATTCTGATGAGCAAAATAAAAAAATAGCAATTGTTAGTGGCGAAGCATCGAATATAATAACTGATTATATCGATTATTTATATCAAGTCATTTCAGCCAGCTTAAATGTTATTATAAGCCTTGCAATGGTAGCTATTATTATAGACTACACAATTGTATTTTTTTATTTTTTAGGGATGTTCTTATCTCTGTTTATATTAATACTACAAAAAAAAAATAAAACATTTTTATCAATTGCAGCACAAGAAAGCAGAATTAAATGGAATAGCTTGCTTTTAAAATTTTGGGATAATGTTTTACTAAACAATATATATTCATTATCAAAGTTAAAAGATAATTTTTCACATAAATCAATTGATTTTACAAAAAATTCAGTAAAATTAGAAAAATTTAATCAAATAATAAGTATTTCGATGGCATTTTTATTAATGTCACCGACTTTCATTTATTTAATTTTTTTAGCCTATCAAAAAGTAAATGATTCTGCTTGGCTTGCTATGACAATAGTTTTGCTTCCAAGATTATTTCAAACTCTTTCTTATTCATATGAATTGCTATTTTTGTTTTCCAATTTGCCAATGCAAAACGTTAATATTACAACTGTTTTATCGTTAATTAATAAATCCTCATTGCTAAAAGAAGAAGAAGAAATTAGTCTTTTAGAAAAAAGAGTGAATCTAGAAAAAATAACGTTATCTTTTAATAAGGAAAAAATTAATCCAGAAATTATAGAAAAATTACCTACATCTGGAAGAATCACATTACAAGGTGATAATGGCAGTGGAAAAACTTCTCTATTGTTATTAATTAAAAAAAAATACAACGAATCTGCATTTTATTTGCCATCAAAACATGACTTACTTTTTATGATAAATAGTCACAAATTTTCAACTGGTGAAAAAGCAAAGAAAATACTTCATGAAATAAAAGAATCTTTAGAAGTACCTATAATTTTGTTAGATGAATGGGATGCTAATCTTGATATAAATGCAAAAAGAGAAATCTCATCTGTCATTGACGAACTCTCCAAAAAATATTGCGTAGTTGAATCTCGACATAATTTTATTGAAGGTAAGTAA
- the prfA_1 gene encoding Peptide chain release factor 1: MQILSLSPYPLMIEKKVQQLLSKLNAIEEQLGNPDVFSDQKKYKALTQEHSYLSELKTEWDQLESSLKQLKDNEEMLKLETDQEFLAILKEDCQKLEQQIEKKQKRIEDLLIPPNPNDSKNVIIEIRAGTGGDEAALFVGDCVRMYKMYADRNGWKYEHLSSTESEMGGFKEYVMVLSGVNVFRFMQYEGGTHRVQRVPDTEAQGRVHTSAITVAVLLEPDEESDIVIDEKDLRVDTYRSSGAGGQHVNTTDSAVRLTHAPTGIVVYCQEERSQHKNKEKAMRLLKAKILEVERQKQQEAMASNRASQVGSGDRSERIRTYNFPQNRLTDHRINLTKYNLDQIMEGELHDITSALVAYYYQLQLQ; this comes from the coding sequence ATGCAGATCCTCTCTTTATCCCCTTACCCACTCATGATCGAAAAAAAAGTTCAACAGTTACTATCTAAACTTAATGCTATTGAAGAACAACTGGGTAATCCAGACGTTTTTAGTGATCAAAAAAAATATAAAGCGTTAACACAAGAACATTCCTACTTGTCAGAATTAAAGACGGAATGGGATCAATTAGAATCTTCTTTAAAGCAGTTAAAAGACAATGAAGAGATGCTCAAATTGGAAACTGATCAAGAGTTTTTAGCGATTTTAAAAGAAGATTGCCAAAAGCTAGAGCAGCAAATTGAAAAGAAGCAAAAGAGAATTGAAGATCTATTAATCCCTCCCAATCCAAATGATAGTAAGAACGTTATTATCGAAATAAGAGCTGGAACTGGTGGTGATGAAGCTGCATTATTTGTCGGTGATTGTGTTCGCATGTATAAAATGTATGCTGATCGAAACGGCTGGAAGTATGAACATTTATCCTCAACCGAATCTGAAATGGGTGGCTTTAAGGAATATGTAATGGTATTGTCCGGAGTTAATGTCTTTCGTTTTATGCAATACGAAGGGGGAACACATCGTGTACAGCGCGTGCCAGACACAGAAGCACAAGGACGCGTTCACACATCAGCGATTACAGTGGCAGTTTTATTAGAGCCGGATGAAGAAAGCGATATAGTAATTGATGAAAAAGATTTACGCGTCGATACTTATCGTTCCTCTGGAGCTGGTGGGCAGCACGTAAATACGACTGACAGTGCTGTTCGATTAACGCACGCACCAACAGGTATTGTTGTTTACTGTCAAGAAGAGCGTAGTCAGCATAAAAACAAAGAAAAAGCGATGCGCCTTTTAAAAGCCAAAATTTTAGAAGTTGAGAGACAAAAGCAACAAGAAGCTATGGCAAGTAATCGCGCAAGCCAAGTAGGTTCTGGAGATCGCTCAGAAAGAATTCGTACCTATAATTTTCCTCAAAATCGTCTTACTGATCACCGCATTAATTTGACCAAATATAACTTAGATCAAATTATGGAAGGGGAGTTGCATGATATAACAAGTGCTCTTGTAGCCTACTATTATCAACTACAACTTCAATAG
- the prmC gene encoding Release factor glutamine methyltransferase, producing MKSLLDIVNLSTEFLTQKKIAHPRRQAEEIIADALGITRLQIYTDFERPLHPDELSICRERISRRAKGEPSQYIKGDVEFYNTTLHVNSHVLIPRQETEILVDKIANVLKNEDLEGKVLWDICTGSACIAIALKKKFPKLHVVASDLSLDALEVAKQNAENNQVEITFKAGNLLEPFKGEKCHYFVSNPPYITETDWQGLDTEVRNFEPKMALVGGNDGLAFYKAFAEFLPDHLYPSSKVWFEIGTAQGEDVKKIFSTAKWKNGVLEKDWAGHDRFFFLENE from the coding sequence ATGAAATCTCTTTTGGATATCGTAAATTTATCAACCGAATTTTTAACCCAAAAGAAGATAGCCCATCCAAGACGTCAGGCTGAAGAAATAATTGCTGACGCTCTTGGCATTACACGTTTACAAATTTACACAGATTTTGAGCGCCCTTTACACCCCGATGAGCTATCGATTTGTAGAGAAAGGATTTCAAGACGGGCAAAAGGGGAACCCTCTCAATATATTAAAGGCGATGTTGAGTTTTATAACACAACATTACATGTGAATAGCCATGTATTAATACCTCGTCAAGAAACAGAAATTTTAGTCGATAAAATTGCAAACGTTTTAAAGAATGAAGATTTAGAAGGAAAAGTCCTATGGGATATATGCACCGGATCTGCTTGCATTGCCATAGCTTTAAAAAAGAAATTCCCAAAACTTCATGTAGTTGCCTCAGATCTTTCTTTAGATGCTTTAGAAGTGGCTAAACAAAATGCTGAAAACAACCAAGTGGAAATAACGTTTAAAGCTGGAAATCTCCTTGAGCCATTTAAAGGGGAAAAATGTCACTATTTTGTGAGTAATCCCCCTTATATTACAGAAACTGATTGGCAGGGATTAGACACAGAAGTTCGCAATTTTGAACCGAAAATGGCCTTAGTTGGTGGAAATGATGGATTAGCTTTTTATAAAGCCTTTGCAGAGTTTTTGCCCGATCACTTATACCCCTCTTCTAAAGTGTGGTTTGAAATAGGAACAGCGCAAGGGGAAGATGTAAAAAAAATATTTTCGACTGCAAAGTGGAAAAATGGGGTACTGGAAAAGGACTGGGCTGGACATGACCGTTTCTTTTTCCTTGAAAATGAATGA